One Brassica napus cultivar Da-Ae chromosome C2, Da-Ae, whole genome shotgun sequence DNA window includes the following coding sequences:
- the LOC106371583 gene encoding probable inactive ATP-dependent zinc metalloprotease FTSHI 2, chloroplastic isoform X1, giving the protein MVWCDQLSTIWAETSDNARSAARSLVLGGLSEKHHGLNNFWVADRTNLRPYRELCLTFDYHHLTTWIDLQDIDVEALRILNMYYDRAKEVTQMKQHRMKKLSELRGLKEKLSLK; this is encoded by the exons ATGGTATGGTGCGACCAG TTAAGTACGATATGGGCAGAAACATCGGATAATGCAAGGTCAGCTGCTAGATCACTGGTTCTTGGTGGTCTCTCTGAGAAACATCATGGCTTGAATAACTTCTGGGTGGCTGATCGAACCAACTTAAGGCCATATCGTGAATTGTGTTTAACTTTTGATTATCATCATCTCACTACTTGGATTGATTTGCAGGATATTGATGTGGAGGCATTGCGGATATTGAACATGTATTACGACCGTGCTAAAGAG GTAACCCAAATGAAGCAGCAcaggatgaagaagttgtcgGAATTGAGAGGGTTGAAAGAAAAGTTATCGCTGAAATGA
- the LOC106371583 gene encoding probable inactive ATP-dependent zinc metalloprotease FTSHI 2, chloroplastic isoform X2: MVWCDQLSTIWAETSDNARSAARSLVLGGLSEKHHGLNNFWDIDVEALRILNMYYDRAKEVTQMKQHRMKKLSELRGLKEKLSLK; encoded by the exons ATGGTATGGTGCGACCAG TTAAGTACGATATGGGCAGAAACATCGGATAATGCAAGGTCAGCTGCTAGATCACTGGTTCTTGGTGGTCTCTCTGAGAAACATCATGGCTTGAATAACTTCTGG GATATTGATGTGGAGGCATTGCGGATATTGAACATGTATTACGACCGTGCTAAAGAG GTAACCCAAATGAAGCAGCAcaggatgaagaagttgtcgGAATTGAGAGGGTTGAAAGAAAAGTTATCGCTGAAATGA
- the LOC106369669 gene encoding LOW QUALITY PROTEIN: probable LRR receptor-like serine/threonine-protein kinase At1g56140 (The sequence of the model RefSeq protein was modified relative to this genomic sequence to represent the inferred CDS: inserted 1 base in 1 codon): MTQTTTLLSNVTAISKTTQSAASPPCTVQALFSFSLFFVSVCQPLNTGVLLIYFHIKVFGIDVVGPIPPQLWTLTYLTNLNLAQNYITGSLSPAVGNLTRMEWLTFGINALSGPFPKEIGLLTKLKSLGVGVNNFSGSIQAEIGNCTKLLKIYMGNYGLRGEIPLSFANLVLLEDVKILGTSLTGPIPSSFSNLISLRELSIGDIPNGGSLKFIKDMKSLSILVLRNSNLTGTIPSNIAEYTSLQQVDLSFIKLHGPIPASLFSLSKLTHLFLGNNTLNGSLPTQKSKTLSNIDVSYNDLSGSLPSWVSLPNLKLNLVANNFTLKSLDKRGLLGLKCLQKNFPCNRGKGIYSDFFINCGGPQIRSVTVKAFEKENEDLGSASSTVSYVQKWAVSSVGLFAGSSNNMWVINSLDSEIFQSARHSSSSLRYYGLGLENGGYTVTLQFAEIDILGTNSWRGLGTRRFNIYVQGRLVVRDFDICKTSGDTTVQAVMKEYKANVSENYLEIHHFWAGKGSFTVPVLGTFGPLISAVSAKPDFTPTVGNRPPTKEKHKTGIVVGAIVGLGLLGIFAGAGMFIIRKSRKRYTDDEELLSMDVKPYTFAYSELKTATQDFNPSDKLGEGGFGSVYKGNLKGGREIAVKVLSAGSRQGKGQFVAEIVAISAVLHRNLVKLYGCCYEGDYRLLVYEYLPNGSLDQALFGGDRILHLDWSTRFEICMGVSRGLAYLHEEASVRIVHRDVKASNILLDSKLLPKVSDFGLAKLYDDTKTHISTRVAGTIGYLAPEYAMRGHLTEKTDVYAFGIVALELVSGRKNSDVNLGNEKKYLLEWAWNLHENSHEVELIDHELTEFNMEEVKRVIGIALLCTYSSHSLRPPMSKVVAMLSGXVEVSEVTSKLGYLTDLRSDDTSSSSFSAFQTRETGVSSSYSTSFVTPSEGAFNQMLGVKINEGR; encoded by the exons ATGACACAGACTACAACCCTCTTATCAAATGTAACTGCAATTTCCAAAACTACACAATCTGCTGCATCACCGCCCTGTACAGTACAAgctctcttttctttctctctcttttttgtctcTGTATGTCAGCCACTGAATACTGGCGTGCTGTTGATTTATTTCCACATCAAGGTTTTTGGGATAGATGTTGTAGGGCCTATACCTCCACAGCTCTGGACTTTGACATACCTCACCAATCT GAACCTCGCTCAAAATTATATTACAGGCTCCCTTTCTCCTGCAGTCGGAAATTTGACTCGAATGGAATGGCT AACTTTTGGGATCAATGCCTTGTCTGGCCCCTTTCCTAAGGAAATTGGTTTGCTTACAAAGTTGAAATCGCT TGGTGTTGGTGTCAATAACTTTTCTGGTTCTATACAAGCTGAGATTGGGAATTGTACAAAACTATTGAAAAT ATACATGGGAAATTATGGACTTAGAGGGGAAATACCCTTATCATTTGCTAATCTCGTATTGCTGGAAGACGT GAAAATTCTAGGAACTAGCTTAACTGGTCCGATACCATCGTCATTTTCCAACTTAATTTCTCTGAGAGAACT GAGTATTGGTGATATACCCAATGGAGGTTCTCTTAAGTTCATCAAAGACATGAAATCTTTAAGTATATT AGTATTGAGGAACAGCAATCTCACTGGGACAATACCCTCCAATATCGCGGAATACACAAGTCTGCAACAAGT AGATTTAAGCTTCATCAAACTACATGGACCAATTCCGGCTTCACTTTTCAGCTTAAGTAAACTTACTCACTT GTTTCTGGGAAACAACACGTTGAATGGTTCGTTGCCCACTCAAAAGAGCAAGACTTTGAGCAATAT agATGTTTCGTACAATGATTTGTCTGGTAGTCTTCCTTCATGGGTCAGCTTACCAAATTTGAAACT CAACCTTGTTGCTAACAATTTCACCTTGAAAAGTCTTGACAAGAG AGGTTTACTAGGACTGAAGTGCCTGCAGAAGAACTTCCCCTGCAATCGAGGCAAAGGAATCT attctgatttttttatcaactgcGGAGGGCCACAAATACGGTCTGTTACCGTAAAGGCATTTGAGAAGGAGAATGAGGATCTTGGATCAGCTTCATCTACCGTGAGTTATGTTCAGAAATGGGCAGTCAGTAGTGTAGGACTTTTTGCCGGGAGTAGCAATAATATGTGGGTTATCAACAGTCTGGACTCCGAGATTTTTCAGTCAGCAAGacattcttcatcttctctaaGGTATTATGGGTTGGGACTAGAAAATGGAGGTTATACTGTAACACTTCAGTTTGCTGAAATAGATATTCTTGGTACAAACTCGTGGAGAGGTTTAGGAACACGACGTTTCAACATTTATGTCCAG GGAAGACTTGTTGTAAGGGATTTTGATATATGCAAAACATCTGGTGACACTACTGTCCAAGCAGTAATGAAAGAATATAAAGCAAATGTATCTGAAAATTATCTTGAAATTCATCATTTCTGGGCTGGCAAAGGATCATTTACTGTTCCTGTTCTAGGTACTTTTGGCCCACTAATATCGGCCGTCAGTGCAAAACCAG ATTTTACACCAACTGTGGGCAATAGGCCACCAACAAAAGAAAAGCATAAGACTGGTATTGTCGTGGGTGCTATTGTTGGCCTTGGACTTTTAGGCATTTTTGCCGGCGCGGGTATGTTCATCATCCGAAAAAGCCGTAAGCGTTACACAGATGATGAAg AGCTGCTTAGTATGGACGTAAAGCCTTACACTTTTGCTTACTCTGAACTTAAAACTGCCACTCAAGATTTCAATCCTTCAGACAAGCTTGGCGAGGGAGGATTTGGGTCTGTATATAAG GGAAACCTGAAGGGTGGAAGGGAGATTGCTGTTAAAGTGTTGTCAGCTGGATCTCGACAGGGAAAGGGACAATTTGTTGCAGAAATCGTAGCAATTTCTGCAGTTCTGCATCGCAATCTAGTAAAGCTTTACGGGTGCTGCTATGAAGGAGATTATCGTTTGCTTGTATATGAGTATCTCCCAAATGGAAGTCTCGATCAGGCACTATTTG GAGGTGACAGAATTTTACATCTTGATTGGTCAACCCGTTTTGAGATATGCATGGGAGTGTCCAGGGGTCTAGCCTACCTCCACGAGGAGGCCAGTGTTCGCATAGTACACAGAGATGTGAAGGCCAGCAACATTTTGCTCGACTCTAAGCTGCTCCCAAAAGTTTCTGATTTTGGCCTTGCAAAGCTATACGATGACACAAAAACCCACATAAGTACCCGAGTGGCAGGAACTAT TGGATATCTTGCGCCAGAGTATGCCATGCGCGGACACTTAACAGAGAAAACGGATGTGTATGCCTTTGGTATTGTGGCTCTTGAGCTGGTGAGTGGAAGGAAAAACTCGGATGTCAACTTGGGGAATGAGAAAAAATATCTTCTTGAATGG GCATGGAATCTACACGAGAATAGCCATGAAGTTGAACTAATTGATCATGAGCTGACTGAATTCAACATGGAAGAAGTGAAACGCGTGATAGGAATTGCTCTGTTGTGCACTTACTCATCTCATTCCTTGAGACCACCGATGTCAAAAGTGGTGGCTATGCTTTCAG ACGTTGAGGTTAGTGAGGTAACCTCTAAACTAGGGTACCTAACCGACCTGCGATCTGATGACACATCAAGCTCCTCTTTCAGCGCCTTTCAAACTAGAGAGACAGGCGTTTCTTCATCTTACTCGACGAGCTTTGTGACGCCCAGTGAGGGAGCCTTTAACCAAATGCTTGGAGTCAAAATCAATGAGGGGAGATGA